A window of the Coprobacter fastidiosus genome harbors these coding sequences:
- a CDS encoding sulfatase family protein, producing MKTSKKFLFAAAGLSLTNGIPVTAQNNIQDRKPNVIYVFPDQFRNHAMGFWGEKGFKEHVRFKPDPVITPNLNNFARESVVLTSAMSNCPLSSPHRGMLLSGMYPDGSGVPLNCNSDRPISSLREDIECIGDVFKKNGYDCAYIGKLHVDFPTPNNPEAPGTYVNNDTPVWDAYTPKERRHGFDYWYSYGTFDIHKQPHYWDTDGKRHEIREWSPKHEADKAIEYLKNTGNVRDTSKPFFMVVSMNPPHSPYRTIEDVMEEDYNLYKDIPLDKLLVRPNANPQMEKAQCAPFYFASVTGVDREFGRILKALKDLRLEENTIVVFSSDHGETMCSQNTNDPKNSPYAESMNVPFLVRYPEKLKPHVEDRLLLSSPDIMPTVLGLAGLSRQIPETVQGTNFAPVISKEKNAPKLPSGVLYLRNLNGEKNADGKIISYFPEARGIKTERYTLAISIDKQHNIKHIFFYDDIKDPYQMNNLSITENQKIFEDLCRQMGQLLKQVNDPWYKDRILSSKIPY from the coding sequence ATGAAAACATCTAAAAAATTTCTATTCGCAGCTGCGGGATTATCTTTGACAAACGGAATTCCTGTTACGGCTCAAAATAACATTCAAGACCGAAAACCGAATGTAATCTATGTTTTCCCCGATCAATTCAGAAATCATGCCATGGGATTCTGGGGCGAAAAAGGGTTCAAAGAACATGTCCGGTTTAAACCTGATCCTGTAATTACTCCCAACCTGAATAATTTTGCAAGAGAATCGGTAGTATTGACCTCTGCCATGAGCAACTGTCCCTTGAGCAGCCCGCATCGAGGAATGTTACTTTCCGGCATGTATCCGGATGGAAGCGGAGTTCCGTTAAATTGTAACTCAGATCGCCCGATAAGCAGTCTCCGAGAGGATATAGAGTGTATAGGAGACGTCTTTAAGAAAAACGGATATGACTGTGCTTATATCGGGAAATTACATGTTGATTTCCCAACTCCGAATAACCCTGAAGCTCCGGGAACTTATGTAAACAACGATACCCCAGTATGGGATGCCTACACTCCCAAAGAAAGACGGCACGGATTTGACTACTGGTATTCTTACGGAACTTTCGACATTCACAAACAACCGCATTATTGGGATACCGACGGCAAACGCCATGAAATAAGGGAATGGTCTCCGAAACATGAAGCGGATAAAGCGATAGAATATCTGAAAAATACCGGAAACGTACGAGATACATCTAAACCGTTCTTTATGGTTGTCAGTATGAATCCGCCTCACAGTCCTTACCGTACAATTGAGGATGTCATGGAAGAAGATTACAATCTTTACAAAGATATCCCCTTAGACAAGCTATTAGTACGTCCCAATGCTAATCCTCAAATGGAAAAAGCCCAATGTGCCCCCTTTTACTTTGCTTCGGTTACCGGAGTAGATCGGGAATTCGGTCGTATTTTGAAAGCATTAAAAGATTTGAGGTTAGAAGAAAACACGATTGTCGTCTTTTCTTCTGATCACGGAGAAACCATGTGCAGCCAAAACACAAATGATCCTAAAAATTCACCTTATGCAGAATCTATGAATGTTCCGTTTCTAGTTCGTTATCCAGAAAAATTAAAACCTCATGTAGAAGACCGACTATTACTTTCATCTCCGGATATCATGCCTACGGTACTCGGCCTAGCCGGACTGTCTCGACAGATCCCGGAAACCGTACAAGGTACGAATTTTGCACCGGTAATATCAAAAGAAAAAAATGCGCCTAAATTGCCCTCAGGAGTACTGTATTTAAGAAACTTGAACGGAGAAAAGAATGCCGATGGCAAAATTATCTCATACTTTCCTGAGGCACGAGGAATCAAAACAGAACGTTACACGTTAGCCATATCTATCGATAAGCAACACAATATCAAGCATATTTTCTTTTATGACGACATTAAAGATCCTTATCAGATGAATAACCTGTCTATAACGGAAAACCAGAAAATATTCGAGGATTTATGCAGACAAATGGGTCAATTACTGAAACAGGTAAATGATCCGTGGTATAAAGATCGCATCTTAAGTTCTAAAATACCGTATTAA
- a CDS encoding GNAT family N-acetyltransferase: MENSITIREYGPADKVAVMNLIRLNTPEYFALEEEADLNEYLENKRELYYVLIFDGDIVGCGGINFVKNGKVAKISWDILHPEYQRRSFGSQLLRYRIDKLKTIEGVREIMVRTSQLAYGFYEKHGFVLSEIKKDYWAKGFDMYCMKYKMKDLLEKGR, from the coding sequence ATGGAAAATTCAATTACAATTAGGGAATATGGTCCGGCGGATAAAGTTGCTGTGATGAATTTAATCAGATTAAATACGCCTGAATATTTTGCATTAGAGGAAGAAGCTGATTTAAATGAATATTTGGAAAATAAAAGAGAACTTTATTATGTTTTGATTTTTGATGGCGATATTGTCGGTTGTGGTGGTATAAATTTTGTGAAGAATGGGAAGGTTGCGAAAATTAGTTGGGACATTCTTCATCCGGAATATCAGCGGAGATCATTCGGGTCACAGCTTCTTAGATATAGGATCGATAAGCTTAAGACTATCGAAGGTGTTCGGGAAATAATGGTAAGGACATCTCAATTGGCATATGGGTTTTATGAGAAGCATGGCTTTGTACTGAGTGAAATCAAGAAAGATTATTGGGCTAAAGGGTTTGATATGTACTGCATGAAATATAAAATGAAAGATTTATTGGAGAAAGGACGATAA
- a CDS encoding two-component regulator propeller domain-containing protein: MFGFARQITIVLLLCIANVGYLSAFNGNVDQFRLNFELPSRSVQCITQDKQGLIWIGTNDWVAYYDGYSLQTLPLPQNVNHGFYKRIYSLQNDTRDRMWIGTPYGAFRYDKRNREIVHFLPNENDINSKSNVIYSIALSPDNQIWLGTRNGIYQYDEPSNKLLLSPLFAHHKTFNEALKSERIAKCIYFDKMGLLWVGTEGNGLVVINTKDRTHRSFHYSLTDSTTISSDFIENIYEDSFGSLWIATADGLCRLRRDDNNFERYNQIGINGLVTDMTEDKTGTLFLATDNGVAIFNKKEQSVEWLKNNPGSENTLLSNDVMSIYKDRSGAIWCGTSKGVCRIERQPRFPLLQNLPESENSLSNNSLIFLQADKAKNQLWIGTANAGIDRYDVATGLFTHYSLSALKLQPGYNQIRTGILLQNGNLLLGTGGGLLEYNTLQNTIYPKIFNPQTELKEIYALLESRNGDIWMGVLDKGLYRYDNKSNKVEEVSLPVEYSGKKDVYTNIKVLFEDSENNIWIVFYQGGIGRYSPANKTLDLYTQTSTHNGLNDNIVWDIVELPDKMLVFATGSGISFFNLKTKTFEKRKNFNAAINGSVTSILPVWPDYLWLGTEQGIVRISMTGNNIIRFSERDGLQGPLFNYQVAAALPPYLYFGGNNGFNKIDTRIQFDNSFIPWPSVLKIQNDNGSIDVNQLQTENNIPALSLSSRNHLCEIAFSAYSYQNEWRNRYQYKILPKDSVWKWVTFGKNSIMLPSLKSGKYTLMLRGANSDGKWGDAHEVLIIRVKSFWAIVIWSILGAIALFGFLLYLLNKRYPHILKNYQKILSKKKNKVLKNPVKLKEPDEKNQKIVNALIATMETDHLYTNKRLNKAQLAAVLKLTELQLAQILKEYIGKGFADFVNYYRVEAVKEKLKDPKYKDITLMGVADECGFNSKTSFYRVFKEVTGITPADYLEQLKNKR; this comes from the coding sequence ATGTTCGGATTCGCCAGACAGATCACTATCGTACTACTCCTATGTATCGCCAATGTCGGTTACTTATCGGCATTTAACGGTAATGTAGATCAATTTCGTCTTAACTTCGAACTCCCTTCAAGATCAGTACAATGTATAACGCAAGATAAACAAGGGCTTATATGGATCGGAACAAACGATTGGGTTGCTTATTACGACGGATACTCTTTACAAACTCTTCCCTTACCTCAGAATGTAAATCACGGTTTTTATAAAAGAATTTATTCACTCCAAAACGATACACGAGACCGAATGTGGATAGGTACTCCGTACGGAGCTTTCAGGTACGATAAACGGAACAGAGAAATAGTTCATTTTCTACCGAACGAAAATGACATAAATAGTAAAAGCAACGTTATTTACAGTATTGCATTATCTCCGGATAACCAAATTTGGTTAGGTACGCGAAACGGTATATACCAGTATGATGAACCTTCGAATAAACTGTTACTGTCTCCACTGTTTGCCCACCATAAAACATTCAACGAGGCTCTGAAAAGCGAACGGATAGCCAAATGCATCTATTTCGACAAGATGGGACTTTTATGGGTGGGAACTGAAGGTAACGGTTTGGTCGTAATCAACACAAAAGACCGGACACATCGAAGTTTTCATTACTCTCTTACAGATAGTACGACCATTTCAAGTGATTTTATCGAAAATATATATGAGGATAGTTTCGGCTCATTATGGATCGCAACTGCCGACGGACTGTGCCGATTACGAAGAGATGATAATAATTTTGAAAGATATAATCAAATCGGAATCAACGGATTGGTAACCGACATGACAGAAGATAAAACAGGAACATTATTTCTTGCTACAGATAACGGCGTTGCAATTTTTAATAAAAAGGAACAATCCGTCGAATGGTTAAAAAACAATCCGGGGAGTGAGAACACTCTTTTGAGCAATGATGTAATGAGCATCTACAAAGATCGTTCCGGAGCTATCTGGTGCGGAACGTCCAAAGGAGTATGCCGCATCGAAAGGCAACCCCGATTTCCTTTGCTTCAGAATCTCCCCGAATCGGAGAATTCCCTTAGTAATAATTCCTTGATCTTCTTGCAAGCAGATAAAGCCAAGAATCAACTATGGATAGGAACAGCAAATGCCGGAATAGACCGTTACGATGTAGCAACCGGACTATTTACTCATTATTCGCTTTCTGCCTTAAAACTACAACCCGGATATAATCAAATACGAACAGGGATTTTACTGCAAAACGGTAACCTGTTATTAGGAACAGGAGGGGGATTATTAGAATACAATACTTTACAGAATACTATATATCCCAAGATATTTAATCCTCAAACAGAACTGAAAGAAATATATGCATTGCTTGAATCTCGCAACGGAGATATTTGGATGGGAGTCTTAGACAAAGGCTTATACCGATACGATAATAAATCAAACAAAGTAGAAGAGGTATCTTTACCTGTCGAATACTCCGGGAAAAAAGATGTTTATACGAATATCAAAGTATTATTCGAAGATTCGGAAAATAATATCTGGATTGTTTTTTATCAAGGAGGAATAGGCCGTTACTCTCCTGCAAACAAAACGTTAGATTTATATACCCAAACTTCGACTCACAACGGACTAAATGACAACATCGTATGGGATATCGTGGAATTACCGGATAAAATGCTTGTATTTGCAACCGGATCAGGAATAAGTTTTTTCAATTTGAAAACCAAAACTTTCGAAAAAAGAAAGAATTTTAATGCCGCAATCAATGGATCTGTAACTTCCATACTTCCGGTATGGCCTGATTATCTATGGTTAGGGACAGAACAAGGTATTGTCCGCATTTCCATGACAGGAAATAATATTATTCGCTTTAGCGAACGAGACGGACTTCAAGGACCTCTTTTCAATTATCAAGTTGCCGCAGCACTTCCTCCCTATCTCTATTTCGGAGGGAATAACGGATTCAATAAAATCGATACTCGGATACAATTCGACAACAGTTTTATTCCATGGCCGTCGGTATTAAAAATCCAAAACGATAACGGAAGCATCGATGTAAATCAATTACAAACAGAAAATAATATTCCGGCACTTTCTCTTTCATCGAGAAATCATCTCTGCGAAATTGCATTTTCCGCCTATTCTTATCAGAATGAATGGAGAAATCGTTACCAATACAAAATATTGCCCAAAGACTCCGTTTGGAAATGGGTAACTTTCGGAAAAAACAGTATTATGCTCCCGTCTTTAAAAAGCGGAAAATATACATTGATGCTACGCGGAGCAAATTCGGACGGGAAATGGGGAGATGCCCACGAAGTTTTAATCATTCGGGTAAAAAGTTTTTGGGCAATCGTAATCTGGAGTATATTAGGTGCTATCGCTTTATTCGGATTTCTACTTTACCTCTTAAACAAGAGATATCCTCATATTCTGAAAAATTACCAGAAAATCTTATCAAAAAAGAAAAACAAGGTTCTTAAAAATCCTGTAAAACTAAAAGAGCCGGATGAGAAAAATCAAAAGATAGTAAATGCTCTTATCGCAACTATGGAGACAGACCATCTTTATACCAATAAACGTCTCAATAAAGCTCAATTGGCTGCAGTATTGAAGCTTACGGAACTGCAATTAGCACAAATACTAAAAGAGTACATAGGAAAAGGATTTGCCGATTTTGTCAATTACTATCGGGTGGAAGCTGTGAAAGAAAAACTAAAAGACCCTAAATATAAAGATATAACATTAATGGGGGTTGCCGACGAATGCGGTTTTAATTCCAAAACTTCATTCTACAGAGTATTTAAAGAAGTCACAGGTATTACCCCAGCTGACTATCTAGAGCAATTAAAGAACAAACGGTAA
- a CDS encoding UDP-2,3-diacylglucosamine diphosphatase — translation MKKIYFLSDLHLGARTLENPLENERRVVRWFDSVKEDASAIYLMGDILDYWYEYKTVVPRGFTRFFGKVAELTDKGIDVHWFIGNHDIWIFDYLPGELGVKVHYTPEIVDLNGKTFYLAHGDGLGDTPLIFRFIRSVFHNRFCQKLYSAIHPRWTVAFAHKWSSHSRQTGNCKDYCGEENEYLVRYAKEYLEKSPVHIDFFVFGHRHIMLDLMIRRDSRVIILGDWINYFSYAVLEGDQIRLEQFEE, via the coding sequence ATGAAAAAAATCTATTTCTTGTCCGATTTGCATTTGGGCGCACGAACATTAGAAAATCCGCTTGAGAATGAGCGAAGAGTGGTGCGTTGGTTCGATTCGGTTAAAGAGGATGCTTCAGCAATATATCTGATGGGAGATATATTAGATTATTGGTATGAATATAAGACTGTCGTTCCAAGAGGATTTACCCGATTTTTCGGTAAAGTTGCCGAATTGACAGATAAAGGGATAGATGTGCATTGGTTTATCGGAAATCATGATATATGGATATTCGATTATTTACCCGGTGAATTAGGTGTAAAGGTGCATTATACTCCGGAAATTGTCGATTTAAACGGAAAGACATTTTATTTGGCTCATGGTGACGGGTTAGGAGATACTCCGCTGATTTTTCGTTTTATACGGTCTGTTTTTCATAATCGATTTTGTCAGAAGTTATATTCGGCAATTCATCCCCGTTGGACGGTTGCATTTGCACATAAGTGGTCTTCTCATAGCCGACAGACCGGTAATTGTAAAGATTATTGCGGAGAAGAGAATGAATATTTGGTTCGATATGCGAAAGAATATCTTGAAAAGTCGCCTGTTCATATCGATTTTTTTGTTTTCGGGCATCGTCATATCATGTTAGATTTGATGATACGTAGAGATAGTAGGGTGATTATCTTGGGGGATTGGATCAATTATTTTTCTTATGCTGTTTTAGAGGGTGATCAAATACGGTTGGAACAATTCGAAGAATGA
- a CDS encoding metal-sulfur cluster assembly factor — protein MEEKENDILTVEEKIVKMLRTVYDPEIPVNVYDLGLIYSIEVDDEKNVHIEMTLTAPNCPAADFIIEDVRMKVESIDDVKSVDIQLVFEPEWDKDMMSEEAKLELGFL, from the coding sequence ATGGAAGAAAAAGAAAATGATATATTGACTGTTGAGGAAAAAATCGTGAAGATGCTCCGTACGGTTTATGATCCGGAAATCCCAGTAAATGTATATGATTTAGGGTTGATTTACTCTATTGAGGTAGATGATGAGAAGAATGTCCATATAGAGATGACCCTTACTGCACCAAATTGCCCGGCAGCAGATTTTATCATTGAAGATGTCCGGATGAAAGTCGAGAGCATAGATGATGTTAAGAGTGTCGATATTCAGTTGGTTTTTGAACCGGAATGGGATAAGGATATGATGAGTGAAGAGGCCAAACTGGAACTCGGTTTTTTGTAA
- a CDS encoding S4 domain-containing protein, with the protein MEKIRINKYISDAGFCSRREADQLIVDERVTINGVLAAMGAKVSLEDKVRIDGEILHFPKIISKDEEKKNKRKSSENFSSREDATKLRKTLRGTRGNERKKVGKEISMRSKSEDRTRNVKKKSQHPSR; encoded by the coding sequence ATGGAAAAGATAAGGATCAATAAATATATAAGTGACGCAGGTTTTTGTTCTCGTCGAGAAGCCGATCAGTTGATCGTAGACGAGCGAGTAACGATAAATGGTGTTCTTGCAGCTATGGGAGCTAAAGTGTCGTTAGAAGACAAAGTGCGGATAGATGGTGAAATATTGCATTTTCCGAAAATAATTTCAAAAGATGAAGAGAAGAAGAATAAACGGAAATCTTCTGAAAACTTTTCATCACGGGAAGATGCGACCAAATTACGAAAAACTTTGCGTGGCACACGTGGAAACGAGAGAAAAAAGGTCGGGAAAGAGATTTCTATGCGTTCTAAGTCAGAAGATAGAACACGTAATGTCAAGAAGAAATCTCAGCATCCTAGTCGTTGA
- the murI gene encoding glutamate racemase, translating into MNLYSEQPGPIGVFDSGYGGLTILEDIRRQMPEYDYIYLGDNARAPYGTRSFEIVYEFTREAVLTLFERGCQLVILACNTASAKALRSIQQKDLPQIAPNRRVLGVIRPTVEALGHITRTGKIGILGTTGTIQSCSYPLEIKKLYPEYEVFGEACPMWVPLVENNEHRSPGADYFVRQYIDRLMMQCPDIDTVILGCTHYPLLLDKIKTFLPEGVLPLPQGDLVAVSLKNYLYRHPEMERRCTKSSTCRFLTTESPQRFSMAASLFLKENVNVSRIVLE; encoded by the coding sequence ATGAATTTATATAGCGAACAACCCGGTCCGATAGGAGTATTTGATTCAGGTTACGGCGGATTGACTATTTTGGAAGATATTCGTCGGCAAATGCCCGAATATGATTATATTTATTTGGGAGATAATGCCCGTGCTCCCTATGGAACGCGCTCTTTTGAGATAGTGTATGAGTTTACTAGGGAGGCTGTATTGACCTTATTTGAGCGTGGTTGTCAGTTAGTTATTCTGGCTTGTAATACTGCTTCTGCGAAAGCACTTCGTTCTATTCAACAGAAAGATCTTCCTCAAATTGCTCCTAATAGGAGAGTTTTAGGAGTTATTCGCCCGACAGTCGAAGCGTTGGGGCATATAACCCGGACAGGAAAAATCGGGATATTGGGAACGACGGGGACTATACAATCTTGTTCATACCCGTTAGAGATAAAAAAACTATATCCGGAGTATGAGGTATTCGGAGAGGCATGTCCAATGTGGGTACCATTAGTCGAAAATAATGAGCATCGTTCTCCCGGTGCAGATTATTTTGTACGTCAATATATAGACCGTCTTATGATGCAATGTCCCGATATAGATACGGTTATTTTGGGATGTACTCATTATCCTCTGTTATTGGATAAAATCAAGACATTTTTGCCGGAGGGAGTATTGCCTCTTCCTCAAGGTGATTTGGTTGCCGTAAGTCTTAAGAATTATCTTTATCGGCATCCTGAAATGGAGAGGCGATGTACTAAAAGCAGTACATGCCGTTTCCTTACGACCGAATCCCCTCAAAGGTTTTCTATGGCGGCATCTTTGTTTTTGAAAGAAAATGTAAATGTTTCACGCATTGTTTTGGAATGA
- a CDS encoding OmpH family outer membrane protein gives MFKKLLIIVLFALPFCAFAQTPQFKFGTVNTMEIFSAMPEREAAQKEYDALAKKYEDEFLKMQEEFGKKYKELMATQDSISIPENIKARRQQELAELNQRIQNFQEVVQNDLAKQQQQLLAPVEKKMRDAIKAVGDEYKFTYLFDLNAVLFAGASSEDATPLVKAKLGLK, from the coding sequence ATGTTTAAGAAACTTTTGATTATTGTATTGTTTGCATTGCCTTTTTGTGCATTTGCTCAGACTCCGCAATTTAAATTCGGAACTGTAAATACTATGGAAATTTTTTCTGCTATGCCCGAACGGGAAGCTGCACAGAAAGAATATGACGCTCTTGCTAAAAAGTATGAAGATGAATTCCTTAAAATGCAGGAAGAATTCGGCAAAAAGTATAAAGAATTGATGGCGACACAAGATTCGATCTCTATTCCGGAAAATATCAAAGCTCGTCGTCAACAAGAATTGGCTGAATTGAACCAAAGAATTCAGAATTTCCAAGAGGTAGTTCAAAATGATTTAGCCAAGCAGCAACAGCAATTGCTCGCTCCGGTAGAGAAAAAAATGAGAGATGCTATTAAAGCGGTGGGAGACGAATATAAGTTTACCTATTTGTTCGACCTTAACGCTGTGTTGTTTGCCGGAGCTAGTAGTGAAGATGCTACTCCGCTGGTAAAGGCAAAATTGGGATTAAAATAA
- a CDS encoding OmpH family outer membrane protein, with amino-acid sequence MKRIIFILALVAAFAFESKAQKFALIDMEYILKNIPSYEMANEQLKQVSQRWEKEITTQAQKVESMYKEYQSNSVFLSDDQKKKKEEEIVAEDKKTQDLRRKYFGPEGELFKKRESLMKPIQDDIYNAVKQISETKGYQMVMDRASSANIIFASPRIDISNEVLAKLGYSK; translated from the coding sequence ATGAAACGGATTATTTTTATTTTAGCATTAGTTGCCGCTTTTGCATTCGAGAGCAAGGCTCAGAAGTTTGCATTGATAGATATGGAATATATCTTGAAGAATATACCTTCGTATGAAATGGCGAACGAACAACTGAAACAAGTTTCTCAACGGTGGGAAAAAGAGATAACGACTCAGGCGCAAAAAGTAGAGAGTATGTATAAAGAGTATCAATCTAACTCCGTCTTTTTGTCAGATGATCAAAAGAAAAAGAAAGAAGAAGAAATTGTTGCTGAAGACAAAAAAACTCAAGATCTTCGTCGCAAATATTTCGGGCCAGAAGGGGAGTTGTTTAAGAAGAGAGAAAGTCTTATGAAACCGATACAGGATGATATCTATAATGCCGTAAAGCAAATTTCGGAGACAAAAGGATATCAGATGGTAATGGATCGGGCATCTTCTGCGAATATTATATTTGCCTCTCCTCGCATTGATATAAGCAATGAAGTCCTTGCAAAATTAGGATATTCGAAATAA